GTTGGAAATCATTCGTAGAGTGCAAAGGCATAAGGGAGCTTGACTGCGAGACCTACAAGTCGAGCAGGGACGAAAGTCGGGCTTAGTGATCCGGTGGTTCCGCATGGAAGGGCCATCGCTCAACGGATAAAAGCTACCCCGGGGATAACAGGCTTATCTCCCCCAAGAGTCCACATCGACGGGGAGGTTTGGCACCTCGATGTCGGCTCATCGCATCCTGGGGCTGTAGTCGGTCCCAAGGGTTGGGCTGTTCGCCCATTAAAGCGGTACGCGAGCTGGGTTCAGAACGTCGTGAGACAGTTCGGTCCCTATCCGTCGTGGGCGTAGGAAATTTGAGAGGAGCTGTCCTTAGTACGAGAGGACCGGGATGGACGCACCGCTGGTGTACCAGTTGTTCTGCCAAGGGCATAGCTGGGTAGCTATGTGCGGAAGGGATAAGTGCTGAAAGCATCTAAGCATGAAGCCCCCCTCAAGATGAGATTTCCCATAGCGTAAGCTAGTAAGATCCCTGAAAGATGATCAGGTTGATAGGTTCGAGGTGGAAGCATGGTGACATGTGGAGCTGACGAATACTAATAGATCGAGGACTTAACCATATAATATGTAGCAAATGTTATCTAGTTTTGAAGGAATATGCCTTCATAGTTTGGTGATGATGGCAGAGAGGTCACACCCGTTCCCATACCGAACACGGAAGTTAAGCTCTCTAGCGCCGATGGTAGTTGGGACCTTGTCCCTGTGAGAGTAGGACGTCGCCAAGCAAAAACCTAAGTCGTTTCGACTTAGGTTTTTTTATGTTTATTTTTATTTACCAAATGTTAAAATCCATAAATTGAATGAAGCTAAAGAAGAGAAAAGAATGAAATAGAGGCTGTTTAAAATAATGGCAATGATTTTTTGTGCTCCTGATTTTCCGAATGCTCCTAAAATAATACCTAAGATAGGAAGCATTAGTTCTATCATAAGTATATATTTAAAATAATGAGAGTAGAAAAAATGGGATGATATAAATAAGTATTCAATAACTACAGCAATTATCGCGATAGAGAAACATAAATAGGATAATAGCACAGTTATTTTTTTCACGGTTATTTCTCCTTAGAAATTAAATGATTATAATATAAGTTCTATTGATGTATAGAATACAAGAGTGTATATACTTTGGTTGAAACATACTGAAGTAAATTATACGTAAAATAGATCTCTAGAAATATATATTCTAATTCCCCTTTCTTCTTGCATATAGTTGCAATTCTTCTTTTGAATATAACTAAAACACGAACGTTATTGATTACTAATAAAAAAACATTCGATTATTTGTTGACATTGTTTATGAAATATTGTTAATATAGCCATAGAAACAATAATATATAAGACCTCATATAATCGCGGGGATATGGCCTGCAAGTCTCTACCTAACGACCGTTATTCGTTAGACTATGAGGGAAAGTCACTCGGTATTTTTCTATTCACAAGGGATACGTATGCCTGAGTAGAGCGCTTTCTCTCATAGTAAAAGAGAAACTGTTCTATTTCAGGCTTTTTTTATTTGAATCGGGGGGATTCTAATATGAAATCACTAGTTGGAGTCATAATGGGAAGCACGTCAGACTGGGAAACAATGAAATATGCTTGTGACATTTTAGATGAATTAAATATACCGTATGAGAAAAAAGTTGTATCCGCTCATAGGACTCCGGATTATATGTTTGAATATGCAGAGACAGCTCGTGAACGTGGATTAAAAGTTATTATTGCTGGAGCCGGTGGAGCAGCGCATTTACCAGGAATGGTTGCAGCGAAGACAAATCTTCCTGTAATCGGTGTTCCAGTTCAATCAAAGGCGTTAAACGGCCTAGATTCATTATTATCCATTGTCCAAATGCCAGGAGGTGTTCCAGTTGCAACTGTTGCAATTGGTAAGGCTGGTTCAACGAATGCTGGATTACTTGCTGCACAAATACTTGGATCATTTCATGATGATATACATGATGCATTAGAGTTGAGACGAGAAGCTATTGAGAAAACTGTGCGTGAAGGTAGTGAGCTAGTATGACGAGAATCATTTTACCTGGAAAAACAATCGGCATTATTGGAGGCGGCCAGCTTGGAAGAATGATGGGGTTGGCAGCTAAGGAAATGGGTTATAAAATCGCTGTTTTAGACCCTACAAAGCATTCACCATGTGCACAAGTTGCTGATAATGAGATTGTTGCATCTTATGACGATCTAAAAGCAATTCAGCACTTAGCAGAGATAAGCGACGTTGTCACATATGAATTTGAGAATATTGATTATAGATGTTTACAATGGCTTGAAAAACATGCGTATTTACCACAAGGTAGTCAATTATTAAATAAAACACAAAATCGCTTTACTGAAAAGAATGCAATTGAAAAAGCTGGTTTACCGGTAGCATCGTATAGATTGGTTCAAAATGAAAATCAACTTGCAGAAGCAATTACAGAGTTATCTTTTCCTTCTGTCTTAAAAACAACGACAGGTGGATACGATGGTAAAGGGCAAGTTGTTTTAAAGAGCGAAGCTGATGTTGTAAGAGCAAAAGAGCTTACTAATAAAGCAGAATGCATTCTAGAAAAATGGGTACCTTTTGAAAAAGAAATATCAGTTATTGTAATTCGTAGTGTAAGTGGTGAAACGAAAGTATTTCCTGTAGCAGAAAATATTCATGTGAATAACATCTTGCATGAATCTATCGTTCCAGCTCGCATTACAGAAGAGCTTTCTCAAAAAGCAATTGCTTATGCAAAGGTACTTGCGGATGAATTAAAACTTGTGGGAACACTAGCGGTAGAGATGTTTGCTACAGCTGATGGTGAGATTTACATTAATGAATTAGCACCAAGACCTCACAATTCAGGGCATTATACACAGGATGCATGTGAAACGAGCCAATTTGGTCAACATATTCGAGCAATCTGTAATTTACCTCTTGGAGAAACAAATTTGTTAAAACCAGTTGTCATGGTAAACATTTTAGGCGAACATATAGAAGGGGTCCTAGGACAAGTGAATAGACTAACCGGGTGCTATTTACACTTGTATGGAAAAGAAGAAGCAAAAGCGCAGCGAAAAATGGGGCATGTTAATATTTTAAATGATAATATTGAAGTCGCTCTAGAAAAAGCGAAGAGTTTGCATATTTGGGACCATCAAGAACAACTGTTGGAGGGAAAAAGATGATTAATCGTTATACACGCCCTGAAATGGGTGCAATTTGGACGGAAGAAAACAAATTTAAGGCATGGTTAGAAGTTGAGATTTTAGCTTGTGAAGCATGGGCTGAGCTTGGCGACATTCCAAAAGAAGATGTGAAAAAAATTCGTGAACATGCATCATTTGATATCGATCGTATTTATGAAATCGAAAAAGAAACACGTCATGATGTAGTTGCATTCACTCGTGCTGTATCAGAAACACCAGCATTAGGTGAGGAACGTAAATGGGTTCATTACGGTTTAACATCTACAGACGTAGTAGATACAGCATTATCTTACATCTTAAAACAAGCGAATGAAATCTTATTAAAAGACTTAGAAAACTTCGTTAGCATTTTAGCTAACAAAGCGAAAGAGCACAAATACACAATCATGATGGGGAGAACACATGGTGTTCATGCAGAACCAACAACATTTGGTTTAAAGCTTGGTCTTTGGTATGAAGAAATGAAACGTAACGTAGAGCGTTTCAAACAAGCTGCTGATACAGTTCGCGTTGGTAAATTATCTGGTGCGGTTGGTACATACGCGAATATTGATCCATTCGTAGAAAAATTTGTTTGTGAAAACTTAGGATTAGAAGCAGCACCAATTTCTACACAAACATTGCAACGTGATCGCCATGCTCATTACATGTCAACACTTGCACTAATCGCAACATCTATTGAAAAGATGGCAGTTGAGATTCGTGGTTTACAAAAGAGTGAAACACGTGAAGTTGAAGAGGCTTTCGCAAAAGGTCAAAAAGGCTCTTCTGCAATGCCACATAAACGTAATCCAATTGGATCTGAAAATATGACCGGTTTAGCTCGTGTTATCCGCGGTTATATGATGACAGCTTACGAGAATGTTCCATTATGGCATGAGCGCGATATTTCTCATTCTTCAGCAGAACGCGTAATTTTACCAGATGCTACAATCGCGTTAAATTACATGTTAAATCGCTTTGGTAATATCGTTAAAAACTTAACTGTATACCCAGAGAATATGAAACGCAATATGACAAGAACATACGGCTTAATTTATTCTCAGCGCGTAATGCTTACATTAATCGACAAAGGTATGGTACGTGAAGAAGCTTATGATATCGTACAACCTAAAGCGATGGAAGCTTGGGAAACACAAGTACAATTTAAAGAGCTTGTAGAAGGTGATGAGCGCATTACGAGCAAGTTAACGCAAGAAGAAATTAATGAGTGCTTCAACTATGAGCATCATATGCAACATGTTGATACAATCTTTGAACGCCTTGGATTAAACGAAGCGTAAAATTTCATATGGCACAGAATAGAGTCATTCTGTGCCATTCTTTATAAAAATATTATTCACATTTTTCAAACTACAGGGGGCTTGCGAAATGCAAAAGCTAGAATTGCTGTATGAAGGTAAGGCAAAAAGAATTTATCGTACAGAATCAGCAGATATGGTTTGGGTAGAGTATAAAGATAGTGCGACTGCTTTCAATGGGGAGAAAAAAGAGACGATTACAGGAAAAGGTCGTTTGAACAATGAGATTACAACTTTATTGTTCAGAAAGTTACAAGAAGTAGGAATTAAAACACATTTCGTTGAGAAGTTATCTGAAACAGAGCAACTTGTTAAAAAAGTGAGTATTATTCCTCTAGAAGTTGTCACAAGAAATGTAATTGCAGGAAGCCTTTCAAAACGATTAAGAATGGAAGAAGGAACTGTACTTGCAGAACCAATCGTAGAATTTTACTTCAAAGATGATGATTTAGGAGATCCGCTTGTAACGGAAGATCATATTCGTGTATTAAACGTTGCATCACCAGAGCAAGTAAGCGTATTACGAGATATGGCTCTACAAATCAATCAAGTATTGATTGAGCATTTCGCAAGCTGTCGTGTAAGATTAGTAGATTTCAAATTAGAGTTTGGTGTAACAGATGAGGGAGAAATTATTTTAGCGGATGAAATTTCACCAGATACTTGCCGTTTATGGGATGAAGCGAGCAATGAAAAGTTTGATAAAGACGTATTCCGTCGTGATCTTGGGAATTTAACAGAAGCATATGAAGAAATTTTAAAACGTTTAGGGGGAATTTCACATGTATAAAGTTAAGGTATATGTAACGTTAAGAGAAAGTGTATTAGATCCACAAGGAACAGCAGTAAAAGGGGCACTTCATAGTCTTTCATTTACAGAAGTACAAGACGTTCGAATCGGAAAGTACATGGAACTAACAATTGATAAATCAGTATCTGACCTTGATGCAAAGGTAAAAGAAATGTGTGAAAAACTATTAACAAACGTTGTAATGGAAGACTTCCGTTATGAAGTTGAGGAGGTTGTCGCACAGTGAAATTTGCAGTAATAGTATTTCCGGGTTCGAACTGTGATGTCGATATGTTCCATGCAATTAAAGATGAGCTTGGTGAAGAGGTAGATTACGTTTGGCACGATAGAGAGAATTTAGATGAATATGATGCAATTTTACTACCAGGTGGCTTCTCTTACGGTGACTACTTACGCTGTGGTGCTATTTCTCGCTTTGCTAATGCAATGAAAGCAGTGCAAAAAGCTGCTGAGCAAGGAAAGCCGATTTTAGGTGTATGTAATGGATTCCAGATTCTTGTTGAATCGGGATTACTACCAGGAGCATTAATGAGAAACGAAAACTTAAAGTTTATGTGCCGTACGGTTCAGTTACGTGTTGAAAATAATGAAACTATGTTTACATCACAATATGAAAAAGATGAAGTAATCAATATTCCAATTGCACATGGTGAGGGGAATTACTATTGTGATGAAGCAACTCTTAAACAATTAGAAGAGAATAATCAAATCGCATTCCGTTATGTAGAAAATCCGAATGGAAGCGTTTCAGATATTGCTGGTATTGTAAATGAAAAAGGGAATGTACTTGGTATGATGCCACACCCAGAGCGTGCTGTAGATGAATTACTTGGCGGTGCTGAAGGGTTAAAAGTCTTTCAATCTATCTTAAAACAGTGGAGGGAAACATATGTCGTTAATGCTTGAACCAAATCCAACACAAATTAAAGAAGAACGCATATATGCGGAAATGGGGCTAACAGACGAAGAGTTTGCCATGGTTGAAAAGATTTTAGGCCGTCTGCCAAATTATACAGAAACAGGATTATTCTCTGTTATGTGGTCTGAACATTGTAGTTATAAAAATTCGAAGCCAGTACTTCGTAAATTCCCAACGACGGGTGAGCGCGTTCTGCAAGGACCTGGAGAAGGTGCTGGAATTGTAGACATCGGTGATAATCAAGCGGTTGTATTTAAAATGGAAAGCCATAACCACCCTTCTGCAATTGAACCATATCAAGGAGCAGCAACAGGCGTTGGCGGTATTATTCGTGATGTATTCTCTATGGGAGCACGTCCGGTAGCCCTATTAAACTCACTTCGCTTCGGTGAATTACAATCACCACGTGTGAAATACTTATTCGAAGAAGTAGTAGCAGGAATTGCAGGATACGGTAACTGCATCGGTATTCCTACTGTTGGCGGCGAAGTACAATTTGATCCATGTTATGAAGGAAATCCACTTGTAAATGCAATGTGCGTAGGTTTAATTAACCATGAAGATATTAAAAAAGGGCAAGCGCACGGTGCTGGTAATACAGTAATGTACGTAGGAGCATCAACTGGTCGTGATGGTATTCACGGTGCAACATTCGCATCTGAAGAGCTATCTGAAAGTTCAGAAGCGAAACGTCCGGCAGTTCAAGTAGGAGATCCATTTATGGAGAAACTTCTTATTGAAGCGTGTTTAGAACTTATTCAGTCTGATGCACTTGTTGGAATTCAAGATATGGGCGCAGCTGGTTTAACATCATCTTCTGCAGAAATGGCAAGTAAAGCAGGAATGGGTATTGAAATGTACTTAGATGATGTACCACAGCGTGAAACAGGAATGACACCATATGAAATGATGCTATCTGAATCACAAGAGCGTATGTTAATTGTTATAAAAAAAGGTAGAGAGCAAGAAATAGTAGATTTATTTGAGAAGTATGGTCTTGCAGCAGTTACGATGGGGAAAGTAACGGAAGACAAAATGCTTCGTTTATTCCATAAAGGTGAAAAGGTAGCTGAAGTACCAGCAGATGCTCTTGCAGAAGAAGCACCAATTTATCATAAACCATCAAAAGAAGCAGCATACTTTGCTGAGTTCCAGCAGATGAAAATGGAAACACCAAAAGTAGAAGATTATAAAGAAACGTTATTCGCTTTACTACAACAACCGACAATTGCAAGTAAAGAGTGGGTATATGATCAATATGATTATCAAGTACGCACAAGCACAGTTGTTACACCAGGTTCAGATGCAGCGGTTGTACGTGTGCGCGGTACAGAAAAAGGATTAGCAATGACGACAGATTGCAACTCACGCTATATTTACTTAGATCCAGAAATGGGCGGGAAAATTGCGGTAGCAGAGGCAGCTCGTAATATCGTATGTTCTGGCGGAGAACCACTTGCAATTACAGATTGCTTAAACTTTGGTAACCCAGAAAAACCAGAGATCTTCTGGCAAATTGAGAAATCAGTAGACGGTATGAGTGAAGCTTGTCGCACATTACAAACGCCAGTTATCGGCGGAAACGTATCGATGTATAACGAGCGTAGTGGTGAAGCGGTATATCCAACACCGACTGTTGGTATGGTTGGTCTTGTACATGATCTAAAACACGTAACAACACAAGAATTTAAGCAAGCTGGCGATTTAGTTTACGTAATCGGAGAGACGAAAGCTGAGTTTGGTGGAAGTGAATTACAGAAAATGGTCCACGGCAAAATTTTCGGCCAATCACCAAGTATCGATCTAGATGTAGAATTAAAACGTCAAAAACAAGTATTAGAAGCAATTCAAGCTGGCCTTGTTCAATCTGCACATGATGTTGCTGAAGGTGGTTTAGCAGTTGCAATTTCTGAAAGTGCAATTGGTGCTAACGGTTTAGGTGCTAATGTGAAATTAGACGGAGAAGCAACGGCAGTATTATTTGCGGAATCACAATCTCGCTTCGTTCTAACTGTAAAACGTGAAAATAAAGAAGCATTCGAGAAAGTCGTTGAAGCAATTCAAGTTGGAGAAGTGACAAATACAAATGAAGTAACAATTAATAATGAAGAAAATGAAGTATTACTTACAGCAAATGTAGACGAAATGAGAAAGGCTTGGAAAGGGGCAATCCCATGCTTGCTGAAATAAAGGGGTTAAATGAAGAATGTGGCGTTTTCGGAATTTGGGGGCATGAAAATGCAGCACAAGTTTCGTACTACGGATTGCACAGTTTGCAGCACCGTGGGCAAGAGGGCGCAGGCATTGTTGTAAATAATGGGGAAAAAATCATCGGTCACAAGGGGTTAGGTTTAATATCAGAAGTGTTTTCAAGAGGTGAGCTAGAAGGATTAAACGGGAAATCAGCAATCGGACACGTACGATATGCGACAGCAGGTGGAAGTGAAGTTGCTAACGTTCAACCATTATTATTCCGTTTTTCTGATCATAGTATGGCATTAGCTCATAACGGAAATTTAATTAATGCAAAGATGCTTCGTCGTGAATTAGAGGCAGAAGGAAGTATTTTTCAAACAAGTTCAGATACAGAAGTACTTTTACATCTCATTAAACGTAGTACAAAAGATTCTTTAATTGAAAGTGTAAAAGAGGCTTTAAATAAAGTGAAAGGTGCGTTTGCATATCTTTTACTAACTGGAAATGAAATGATCGTTGCGTTGGATCCAAATGGATTCCGTCCTCTTTCAATTGGAAAGATGGGGGATGCTTACGTTGTAGCATCAGAAACATGTGCTTTCGATGTAGTGGGTGCTACATATATTCGCGATGTAGAACCTGGTGAATTACTTATCATCAATGATGAAGGAATTCATGTAGATCGTTTTACAAATGAAGTAGATCATGCAATTTGTAGTATGGAATACATTTACTTTGCACGTCCGGATTCTAATATTGCAGGTATTAACGTTCATGCAGCACGTAAAAATATGGGGAAACGTTTAGCGGCAGAAGCTCCTATTGAAGCTGATGTTGTTACTGGTGTACCAGATTCTAGTATTTCAGCTGCGATTGGCTATGCGGAGGCGACAGGCATTCCGTATGAGTTAGGATTAATTAAAAATCGTTACGTTGGACGTACATTTATTCAACCTTCTCAAGAACTGCGCGAGCAAGGGGTAAAGATGAAGCTTTCCGCAGTAAGAGGTGTAGTTGAAGGGAAACGAGTTGTTATGATTGACGATTCTATCGTAAGAGGAACGACAAGTAAACGAATTGTTCGTATGCTTCGCGAGGCTGGAGCGACAGAGGTTCATGTAAGAATCGCTTCACCACCTCTGAAATATCCATGCTTCTATGGTATTGATATTCAAACGAGAAAAGAATTAATTGCAGCAAATAATACAGTAGAAGAAATACGTGAAATAATCGGAGCAGATTCTTTAACATTTTTAAGCGAAGATGGATTAGTAGATGCAATTGGACGTCCATATGAAGGGAAATATGGCGGCCTATGTATGGCTTACTTCAATGGAGACTATCCAACAGCACTTTATGATTATGAGCAAGAGCTTTTAGAAAGTATGAAATAAGAAGAAAAAAGCTTCTACCTCTTTTGATGTAGAAGCTAGCTTCTTTCTTAAAACGGCCGCCCTGGATGGGGAGAAATTAAAAGACGAGGTGTAAATAACGATGGCGAATGCATATAAGCAAGCAGGAGTAGATATTGAAGCTGGATATGAAGCGGTATCTCGCATGAAAAAACACGTACAAACAACAATGAGAAAAGAAGTACTAGGCGGTTTAGGCGGTTTTGGAGGTATGTTTGATCTATCAAAATTTGCATTAGAAGAACCTGTATTAGTATCTGGAACAGATGGCGTGGGAACAAAATTAATGCTCGCTTTTATGGCAGATAAACATGACACAATCGGTATTGATGCAGTAGCAATGTGTGTAAATGATATTGTTGTCCAAGGAGCAGAGCCGCTTTTCTTCCTTGATTATATTGCTTGTGGTAAAGCTGAACCTAGTAAAATTGAAAACATCGTCAAAGGTATATCAGAGGGCTGTCGCCAAGCTGGTTGTGCATTAATTGGTGGAGAAACAGCTGAAATGCCAGGAATGTATTCTACGGAAGAGTATGATTTAGCTGGTTTTACAGTTGGGATTGTTGATAAAAAGAAAATTGTAACAGGTGAGAAAATTGAAGCTGGTCACGTATTAATTGGATTAGCATCTAGCGGTATTCATAGTAATGGTTACTCTTTAGTACGAAAAGTGTTACTAGAAGATGGAGAGCTATCTTTAGATCGTATTTACGGACGCTTAGAGCTACCTCTTGGTGAAGAATTATTAAAACCAACGAAAATTTATGTCAAACCTATTTTAGAACTATTGAAGAAACATGAAGTATACGGTATGGCGCATATTACAGGTGGCGGATTCATTGAAAATATTCCACGTATGTTGCCAGAAGGAATTGGTGCTGAAATTGAGCTAGGAGCTTGGGAAATTCAGCCGATCTTCAGTTTACTTCAAGAAGTTGGAAAACTGGAAGAGAAAGAAATGTTCAATATTTTTAACATGGGTATTGGTATGGTAGTAGCGGTGAAGGAAGAAGATGCAAAAGATATTGTTCGTCTTCTTGAAGAGCAAGGCGAAACAGCTCGTATTATTGGACGCACTGTACAAGGTGCTGACGTTACTTTTAACGGGAGCACAGAACTATGAGTAGATTAGCAGTTTTTGCTTCTGGAAGCGGCTCTAACTTTCAATCTCTCATTAATGCGGTAGAAGAAAAAAGATTGGATGCAGATATTAGTTTATTAGTATGTGATAAACCAGAGGCACGCGCTATTGGACGGGCACATTATCACCATATTCCGTGTTTCGCCTTTTCAGCGAAAGCATATGAGTCAAAAGAAGCATTTGAAAAAGAGATATTAAAGAAGCTAGAAGAATATGAAATTGATTATGTTATTTTAGCTGGCTATATGCGTTTAATCGGGCCGACTTTACTAGAAGCGTACGGCGGGAAGATTATTAATATTCATCCATCACTACTACCGAGTTTTCCAGGTAAAGATGCTGTCGGTCAAGCGTTAGAAGCAGGTGTGAAAGTAACTGGAGTAACGATTCATTATGTAGATGCAGGTATGGATACAGGTCCGATTATTGCGCAAGAAGCAGTAGTTGTTTCTGAAGGGGATACGAGAGAAAGTTTACAAAAGAAAATTCAACAAGTTGAACATAAATTATACGTAAATACAGTGAATCAAATTGTTCAGTCTGTGAAAGAACCAACTGTTAACTAACATACAACCAGGGGTGAAGGATAAATGAAAAAGCGTGCATTAGTAAGTGTTTCAGATAAAACAGGAGTAGTAGAATTTGTTAAAGGCTTACTTGAACAAGGGATCGAAGTTATCTCAACAGGTGGTACGAAAAAATTACTAGAAGAAAACGGTTTACAAGTAATCGGTATTTCTGAAGTAACTGGTTTCCCAGAAATTATGGATGGCCGTGTAAAAACATTACATCCAAATATTCATGGTGGTCTATTAGCCGTTCGTGATAATGAAACACATGTAGCGCAAATGAATGAATTAGGCATTCAACCAATTGACTTTGTTGTTGTTAACTTATACCCATTTAAAGAAACAATCGCTAAGCCTGATGTAACATTTGCTGATGCAATTGAAAATATTGATATCGGTGGCCCAACAATGATTCGCTCTGCTGCGAAAAATCATAAATTTGTCTCGGTAATTGTAGATCCAGTAGATTATGATGTTGTATTAGCAGAACTGAAAGAGAACGGCGAAGTAAAAGAAGAGACGAAACGTAAATTAGCAGCGAAAGTATTCCGTCATACAGCAGCATATGATGCGTTAATTTCTAACTACTTAACAGAACAAATGGGTGAAGAAAGTCCAGAAACGTTAACTGTGACGTTTGAGAAAAAGCAAGACTTACGTTATGGAGAGAACCCACATCAAAAGGCTACTTTCTATAAAGCACCATTTGCTGCAACTTCTTCAGTTGCATATGCAGAACAATTACACGGTAAAGAATTATCTTATAACAATATTAACGATGCAGACGCAGCGCTTAGCATCGTAAAAGAATTTACAGAACCAGCAGTAGTGGCGGTAAAACATATGAATCCATGTGGTGTTGGAGTAGGAACTGATATTCATGAAGCATAC
This genomic interval from Bacillus cereus contains the following:
- the purM gene encoding phosphoribosylformylglycinamidine cyclo-ligase; its protein translation is MANAYKQAGVDIEAGYEAVSRMKKHVQTTMRKEVLGGLGGFGGMFDLSKFALEEPVLVSGTDGVGTKLMLAFMADKHDTIGIDAVAMCVNDIVVQGAEPLFFLDYIACGKAEPSKIENIVKGISEGCRQAGCALIGGETAEMPGMYSTEEYDLAGFTVGIVDKKKIVTGEKIEAGHVLIGLASSGIHSNGYSLVRKVLLEDGELSLDRIYGRLELPLGEELLKPTKIYVKPILELLKKHEVYGMAHITGGGFIENIPRMLPEGIGAEIELGAWEIQPIFSLLQEVGKLEEKEMFNIFNMGIGMVVAVKEEDAKDIVRLLEEQGETARIIGRTVQGADVTFNGSTEL
- the purN gene encoding phosphoribosylglycinamide formyltransferase; translated protein: MSRLAVFASGSGSNFQSLINAVEEKRLDADISLLVCDKPEARAIGRAHYHHIPCFAFSAKAYESKEAFEKEILKKLEEYEIDYVILAGYMRLIGPTLLEAYGGKIINIHPSLLPSFPGKDAVGQALEAGVKVTGVTIHYVDAGMDTGPIIAQEAVVVSEGDTRESLQKKIQQVEHKLYVNTVNQIVQSVKEPTVN
- the purH gene encoding bifunctional phosphoribosylaminoimidazolecarboxamide formyltransferase/IMP cyclohydrolase; protein product: MKKRALVSVSDKTGVVEFVKGLLEQGIEVISTGGTKKLLEENGLQVIGISEVTGFPEIMDGRVKTLHPNIHGGLLAVRDNETHVAQMNELGIQPIDFVVVNLYPFKETIAKPDVTFADAIENIDIGGPTMIRSAAKNHKFVSVIVDPVDYDVVLAELKENGEVKEETKRKLAAKVFRHTAAYDALISNYLTEQMGEESPETLTVTFEKKQDLRYGENPHQKATFYKAPFAATSSVAYAEQLHGKELSYNNINDADAALSIVKEFTEPAVVAVKHMNPCGVGVGTDIHEAYTRAYEADPVSIFGGIIAVNREIDKATAEKLHEIFLEIVIAPSFSQEALEVLQSKKNLRLLTVNIEKATSASKKLTSVQGGLLVQEEDTLSLDENTISIPTKREPSEQEWKDLKLAWKVVKHVKSNAIVLAKDDMTIGVGAGQMNRVGSAKIAITQAGEKAQGSALASDAFFPMPDTVEEAAKAGITAIIQPGGSIRDEDSIKMADEYGIAMVFTGVRHFKH